The DNA region CCGTAACTGGTGTGAACCGCCAGCAGATGAACCCGTTCACCAAACTCCGCGTGCAGGCGCTTCAAAAAGGGAATGCCGCGCGATACGCAGCCCGGACATTCCAGGTTGAAGGTCATCACCAACCCCGGTCTTTGCCATTCGGCAGGCGGCGGCAGGGGAGAGCCATGCACGAAATCGGACAGGGCGGGCCAGTTCATGCTCCGCAGTATTGCCATTTTGCCCTTATTAAAGGCCAAAAAATCGAGAGGCAACCTTCACCTCCCGACTCTTTCCCTGCCGGCTTTTGGCGCTGTGCGTTCAGGTCAGGCCCAGTTTCCGCGCTTCGTACCACAGGAATTCGCGGGCGTTGGGGTGCGCGGCGTGCTCGATCAGCATGGCGGCCTGGCGTTTCTCGTCGTACCCGAGAATTTCGGCGGTGCCCTGCTCGGTGATCACGGCGGTCGGCTGGAAGCTGGTGGTGGGTTCGCGCAGGATGGGCACGATGGTGCTGACCTGCGCCTTGGGGTGCCAGCTTCTGAGGGCCATGATGGCCTGACCGCCGGGCGCGTGCAGTGCGCCCACGATGAAGTCGGTCTGACCGCCGAACCCGCTGAAGATGCGGGCGTTGATGCGGCTGGCGTTCGCCTGCGCGAACAGGTCGACTTGCAGGGCGGTGTTCACGCTGGTCATGCCGGGCTGTTTGCTGATCTCGGTGGGGGCGTTGGTCGTCTCGGTGCGCAGCATCCTGATCTGGTCGTTGCCGTCCATCCAGCGGTACAGTTCCTCGCTGCCGAACGCGAACGACGAGATGATTTTCCTGTCCGGGTCGAGGGCGCCGGCGTGCAGCAGGCTCAGCACGCCGTCGCTGAACATTTCGCTCCATACCCCCAGGTTCTTCAGGCCCGTCAGGCCTTGCAGCACGGCGTCCGGCACCTCACCGATGCCCAGCTGCATGGTCGCGCCGTTCTGCACGCGGCTGGAGACGCGCTCCCCGATTTTCATGGCGGACTGGGCCGCGTCCGGGGCCTGGCCGGTGCGGGCAGGTGGGGTAGGCAATGGTTCATCTACTTCCAGTATGGCGTCGAAGATGTCTGTGTCGTACTCGCCGTCCCCGAAGGTGTAGGGCATCTGCCTGTTCATCTGCGCGATGATCAGGCCCCCACCCTTGCGGCACGCTTCGATGGCGGCGGGCAGGATGTTCACCTCGACGCCCAGCGAGACTTTGCCGTTGCGGGGCGTGGACGTGTGAATCAGCAGCACTTCGGGCTTGCGGGTGGTGCCGAACAGGATGGGCACCATGCTCAGGCGGGCCGGAATGTAAACCAGCCTGGCACTGCCGCGCATGCCCGCCCCCACGAACGACGTTTCGTACGTCACGCCGTCGCGCCGGGGAAGGCCCTGGGGGGCGTTCAGGCCACTCAGGCGGTAAGTGGGCAGGGTTTCGTCGAGCAGGTGCAGCAGCCGCCACGGCACGGCCTGGTTGCCACTCATGATGACGCGGGCGTCGTCCGGCAGGCGTCGGCTTTCCAGCAGCGCCTTGATCTGCGATTCGGACATGGTATTCAGCGCTTTCTGAGCTTTCATTTGCCTTTATTGTGCACCTGAGGGTCAGGGGGGTGTCCTGTCAGGCGGATCATGGGTGAACCAAACATAGCCAAAGGAAAGTGCTGTCAGGCGGGGCAAAAAAGGCCTGTGCTGAACGGGAGCCAACCCGGCTGCTCGCGCGTCCCTCCTGGCCCCTGACAACAAGAAGCCCGCGCCAGTTGCTTCGGCGCGGGCTTTCTGTTTTTGTTCGTTTACACGCTGATTTCAGCGAAGCGGGCATTCTCGCGGATGAATTCCTTGCGAGGAGCCACGTCGCTGCCCATCAGGGCGTCGAAAATCTCGTTGGCGATGATCAGGTCGTCAATGCTGACCTTTTTCAGCACGCGGGTCTCGGGGTTCATGGTGGTTTCCCAGAGTTGCTCGGCGTTCATTTCGCCCAGCCCCTTGAAGCGCTGGATTTCGTACTTCTTGCCGTCTTTGTTGGCCTGCGCCACGTGTACTTTGAGTTCCTCGTTGGTGAACAGGTACGTGCCCTTGTTGTTCTTCGTCTGTGCGCCCACGGTGATCTTGTACAGCGGCGGCTGGGCGATGTACAGGTAACCGTGCTCGACGATGGGGCGCATGTACCGGAAGAAGAAAGTCAGCAGCAGCGTGGTGATGTGGCCGCCGTCCATGTCGGCGTCGGTCATGATGACGATCTTGTGGTAGCGCAGGTTCGACAGGTCGAAGTGCATGCGGTCGCCCGTGCCTTCCACGCCCGCGCCGATGGCGCCGATCAGGCTGCGGATTTCGGCGTTTTTCAGGATCTTGTTCAGCTCGGCCTTCTCGACGTTCAGGATCTTGCCGCGCAGGGGCAAAATGGCCTGGAAGCGGCGTTCACGTCCGCCCTTGGCGCTGCCGCCGGCGGAGTTCCCTTCCACGATGAACAGTTCGGATTCGCTGGGATCCTGGCTGGAGCAGTCCGCGAGTTTGCCGGGCAGGTCGTCGTTTTCAAGCGGGTTGGCGCGGCGCACCAGGTCACGGGCCTTGCGGGCGGCGTCACGGGCGCGGGCGGCCTCGGCAGCCTTCTCGACGATGGTCTTGCCGACTTTGGGGTTCTCTTCAAGGAACTCCGCGAACTTCTCGCCGACGATGGCGTTCACGGCGGTCTGCGCCTCGCTGTTCAGCAGTTTGACCTTGGCCTGAGACTCGAACTGGGGGTCGCCCACTTCCACGCTGACCACACAGTAGATGCCTTCGAGCAGGTCGTCGCCGCTGGGCAGGGGGTTCCCGGCCTTGATCAGGTTTTTCTCTTTGGCGTACTTGTTCAGCACGCGGGTGTAGGCCATCTTGAACCCTGTGATGGGCGTGCCGCCGTCGCGGGTGCGGATCATGTTGGCGTAGGTCAGGATGTTGTCCGACGCGTAGGTGTTGGCGTGAATGAAGGCCACGCGCACGTTCACGTCGCTGTGGTTGCCAGCCATGGTCACGGGCTGGTCGTACAGCAGCTTGTCGGTGTCGGTCACCAGGGCGCGGGCAAAGTTGGCGATGCCGCCCTTCTCGTGCAGCACCTCCTCCTTGATCTCGCCGCCGTGCAGTTCCTTGCGCTCGTCACGCAGCACGATCTTCAGGCCGGTCAGGTAGGCGAGTTCGCGCATGCGGTTGCGAATGCGGTTGTAATCGAACTCGTTCTTGAACTCCTTGAAGATGCCGGGATCCGGGTGAAAGGTCAGTTTCGTCGACCACTTCACGTCTCTGGGCGTGTCCCCGAGCACTTCCAGGGGTTGCACCAGGTTGCCCTGCTCAAAGCGGACGTGGTGCAGTTTTCCGCCCTTGTTTACAACCACATCCAGGAATGTGGAGAGCGCGTTCACCACGGTGGAACCCACGCCGTGCAGGCCGCCGGACACCTTGTAAGCCCCGCCGCCGAACTTGCCCCCGGCGTGCAGTTCGCTGTAGATGACCTCGATGGCCGGGCGGTTCTTGCCTTTCATAATGTCGACCGGCACGCCGCGCCCGTTGTCGATGACCGTGGCTGAGCCGTCCTCGTGCATGGTGATGTGCACTTCGGTGGCGTACCCGGCCAGGCCCTCGTCGATGGCGTTGTCGATGATTTCGGTCAGCAGCTGGTGGTAACCGTCGATACCCGTGCCGCCCTGCACGTACATGCCGGGGCGCTTACGCACGGCGTCCATGCCCTCAAGCACCTGAATGTCGGCGGCGGTGTAATCGGCCTTGGCTTTCTGGCGCTCGGCCTCGGTGATCTGCTGGATTTCACTGACCTGTTCCTGCGTGTCGGTCTCGTTTTCCAGGGTAGCCGTCAGTTCTTCGGTTTGCGTCATGCTTCTCCTGCGCCGTCTGCCCGTGGGGAACAGAGGGGTCTGTGTCTCGAAAAGTGGCGAAAGCCCTTCCAATACGGCTTCGGCAACATGAATAGTATACCCCAGGAGCTGAAACGGGTCAAATTTATTCTGTTATTAGCGTAATCATGAGGGGCCGTTAGAGCGGCGTCTGTTTACCGGAAAATGACGTGTGGGATGACTGATTTTTATATCCGCCACTCTTTTCACGGAACAGCCTGCGCGTGTCCCTTCGCATAGCGGCCTGCGAACCGGCAGAATGGAGGGCACCGATGCACCACGCCCGCCAACTCTGTCTGCTTCTGCTGCTGACTGCCCCCCTGACCGGCCCAGCCGGAGCGACCCCGCCCCAGCCGAGCGGCACGGCCCCCGGTGCGGCCGTTGCTGCGTCCGCCAGACCCTCGCCCGCCGAACCCTCCTCCGACGCGCTGCCCAATCCCTTCCAGCCCCGACCAGGGCCGCAGAGCCCCCCGGCCGCGACCACCCGGACATCAGCCACAGCATCAGCCGCCCCCTGCGCCCTGCCGGTCGGGCCGCTACCGGGCGCCACCCGCGCCGTCATCGTGCTGGATACCAGCGGCAGCATGCGCGGCATCGGGGACGGGCAGGCGAACATCTTCGGGAAGGTCAAGGACAGCATCGCCAGGTATGTACACTCGGCGCAGCCCGACCAGCTGGAACTGATCACTTTCGACGGCGGCCTGCGCACCCGCCGCAGCTACGCCCTGCCTGGCGACCAGCCGCGCTTCGACACGGACCTCCGGGCTTTGCAGGCCGACGGGCGCAACACCTACCTGTACCGCAGCCTGCAGGCCGCCCTGACCCCCCTGACGGGCGCGGACAGATACCTGACCAACGTGTTCGTCCTGACCGACGGCATCGACAATGACCGCCGCCGCACCGAGACGGCCCGGAGTGCCGTGAACGCCTTCCGGGGCCGCGGGCCGCTGGATACGCTGACCTACATTGCCCTGGGAACCCAGATTCCCGCCGACGCCAGAGACGCGCTGAACAGCAGCGATTACGCCACGGGCCTGACCCTCCCGGTGGGGCAGGTGCCGACCCTGGCCCGCCTCGGCACGCACGTTCAGCGCGTCACAGACGCGGCGCACATTCCCGTCCCGTTCCGTGACGGCACCACCGTGACCCTCGCCCCGAACGCGGCCGGCGTAGGTCTCACGCAACCCCTTGTCCAGGGCGGCGAGGTGGCCCTACACCTTCCTGCCCGCCTGCCCCACGGCACGCCGGCACTGCTCTGCAGCGTGCCCAGCCCCACCGAAAATGTCGTGTTTCCCCGCCCGCAGCGCCTGCTGCTCGACCTGAACGTGGGCAAAGAAGGCAGCGGGCTGCTGTGGCTGAACCCCGGCGCTGACCTGGCCCTCGCCCCCGGCGAGGCGGCGGTGCTGCGTTACCGCGCCCTGAACGGCACGTTGCTGGCCGGCTCGCTGCTGGACAGCGCGGCCCTGCGCCTGCCCCCGACACCGGGGGGCATCGACGCTACGCTGGAGCACCAACCCGGCGCCCACGAGTTCGCGGTGCGCTTGGTCAATACCGGCACCCTGAAAGCGCAGATCCTGACGCCACAACTGCAACTGGCCACGGGCCAGCCGGGTAGAGGCCAACAGGGAATGGGCCGCCTCATCGACCTGCCCAGCGTGACCCTGCAACCCGGCAACGCGCCCGCCGGAACGCCTGGGCGCACGCCCCTGACCACGAATACGCCCGCCACGACTACCTCTGGCGTGCAGCCCTGGCGCTGGCTGCTGTGGCTGCTGTCCCTGCTGGCCCTTTGTGCCGCCGGGTGGTGGTTCCTGTCGCGTTCCCGGCGCAAGACCCGCCGCGCGCGCCGGCCGCTGCCCACCGTCAGCGGCGTTCCTGCCCCCACCATTCAGGGCATCGAGTACCGCGAGGATCGCACTCTGGCACTGGTCAGCGGCGACGGGGACGTGAGCAGTATCGCCGCGCCCCTCGGCGGGCCGTTTGACCTGGGCCGCCTGGCCCGCGTGCCCCTGCTCAGCGGTCTGCGGGCTGAACAGCACCTTGACGGCCTGAAAATCCTGAACATTCCCGGCGACCTGGAAGTCAGTCAGGGTGGCCGCCTGATCGTGACCGGGGACGAAATCCGCCCCGGCACGCTGCTCGGCGTGGAGGTCGCCCGGCAGGCGCGCGCGCCCCACGCGCCGCTCGGCTCGCTGGTGGGGCTGGGCTTACCCCTCACCCTGAAACCCGACGGCGTGACCCTCCACATCCAGGGGCCATACGGCACGCACGCCCTGACGCTGCAACTCGGCGTGACCGACCTCGGCGACGCCTTCAATGCCCCCGCCTTCGCCGGACTGAAATTCAGCACCAGCGGCCCCAATATCCTGCTGGCCGACGTTCCGGACGGCATGACCCTCACCCGGCAGGGCGAGAGCGCCCCGCTGCGGCCCGGCACGTACCTCAGCGGAGAAACCGTCATTAGCATTCCTACCAACGAGTAAAACGCGGAAAAAGACTTGGTACATCTACACTCCACGATCCCGGCTGCCCCGCTACACTGCCCCTCACTGCGTCCCACGCCCAACGAGACCCCATGGATATCCTGAAACAGATTCACGACCTGCAACTGCCGCCCCTCCTGCCCCTGCCGCTGTGGCCCACGCCCATCGCCCTGGTCACCTTCATCCTGTTCCTGTGGAGTTTTGGCCCCGCCCTGAAAACGGAAGTGCGTTTCGCCTTCCTGGTGTGGTTGCGCCTGACCTGGGCGGCCCTGCTGATCCCGGCCGTCACCGGCGTCATTCTGGCGGTGGGCGGCCTGAGGGTTCCCAGCGCCACCGACGCGGGGGGCGGCCTGAGCAAGTACGGCTTCAGGGTCGACCCGCAGCGCGACCTGGAGCACCTGATGTACGTGGCGTTCGCCCTGGTCAGCCTTTACGTCATTGAAATGCTGATCAAGGGCCGCCTGGTCGAGCACCGGGTGGGCCTGAAATTTTTGCCCGTCGTGACGCTGTTCCTGTACGGCTGCGCCTACATGATCGGGCGCGTCGCCACCTTCCCCGGCAACGGTGTGTAATAGGCGGCCCGCTGGGAGAAAAGAATTCTGGTTGGCCTGCCGTTCCCGGTTTCACCTGCCCGCAGCGGGTGTGAGGAAGCCCGTCAGCTTCAATTCATCCAATGTTGACAAGAACATGCTGGAGTAACGATCCGGATGCGTCGCCCTTTTCTGCTGTTTTCTCTTTGCCTGACCCTGTGTGCCGCAGACGTTTGGGCGGCCCCGGCCAGTGTGACGGTCAAGAAGGGGGATACCCTGTACAGCCTCTCACGCCGGCACGGGCTGAGCGTGCAGCACCTGCGTGACCTTAATGGCCTGCCAGACAACAAGATCGCCGTGGGGCAGGTGCTTAAGCTGAGTGGGCCGCCCACCACACCCCAAGCCCCTGGAAAGCCAGCAGCCCCTGTACCGCCAAAAGCCCAGGCCGCCGCCCCAGTCCTGGCAAAGAAAAGCCCAGCGAAAAAAAGTCCAGCACAACAAAGCCCGGCGAAAATTCCGCCCACGCCCACCAAAGCGCCGGCGGCCCTGAAACGCAACGCGCAGGGCGACGTGATTTATACCGTGAAAAGTGGCGATTCGCTGGGCAAGATTGCCGCGCGGCACCGCACCAGCGTCGCTCATTTGAAGGCCCTGAACGGCCTGACGAGCAGCGCCATTCAGGCGGGGCAGACCCTGCGCCTGACCGGAGCGCCGCTCAGGCCGAAAGGGCCGGCGCAGGCAGTGAAGCCCGCGCCCACTGTGAAGCCGGCCGTGAAGCCTCCAGTGAAGCCGCCCGCGAAAATCCTGGCCAGGCCCGCGCCGACCCCGGCGGTGAGGTGGTACACCGTGAAAAGCGGCGATACCCTAGGCAAAATCGCGGAACGCCACGCCATCACCGTGCGGCACCTGCAGGCGCTCAACGGCCTGAAGGGCACCACCATTCAGGCCGGGCAGCAACTGAAACTCAGCGGCCCGGCCTCCGCCCAGGTCGCCCGCACACCCGTCAAACCGGTGAGCGCGCAGCCCACCCGTTACACCGTGAAAAGCGGCGATACCCTCGGCAAAATTGCGGGCCAGTACGGGGTCAGCGTGGCGGCCATTCAGGGCGCCAACCACCTGAAGGGTGACGTGATCGCGCTGGGGCAGCGCCTCACCATTCCTGCCAGGGGGGGCACTCCCGTCAAACTCCCCCCGGCCCTGCCGCCCGGCATGGAAGCCCGCCTGGTGTACACCTACGAGCGCGTCAAACCCGGCGAGACCCCGGACGGTTTCGCAGCCCGCTTCAACGTGACTGCTGCGCAGGTTCGCGGCCTCAACGCCCTGAGTACCGTCAACCAGATTGTCCCCGGCGCGAAACTCCTGGTGCCGCGCAAAATGGCGGTGCCCATTCCGCCGGCCCCGCGCACGCCGCCCGTCACTTACCGCAGCGTCACCGTGCAGGGAGTGAATGTGCAGGTCATTCGGGTGGACTTACGCCACCGCAACGTGCTGGTCGCCCCGGTGTTGCCCACGCGCGGCCTGAACTTCGGCACGGGGGCCACGGTGCGCAGCCTCACCAACACCAGCGGCGCCCGCGCCCTCGTGAACGGCAGTTACTTTCACCCACACACCTACGCGCCCGCCGGGGACATCGTGATGCAGGGCCGCCTGCTCACCTGGGGCCGCATTCCCGCCGCGCTGGCCATCACGCCGGACAACCGCGCCAGCATTCAGGGCACCGGACGCGGCTTTTTCACCCGGCCCGGCGACACCACCTGGGCGGGCATGGAAACGGTCATCGCCACCGGCCCGCGCATCGTTCAGGGCGGCAACGTGGCCAGCACCTTCAGCAGTATCTTCCGCGACCCGGCTGTCTTCGGGGCGGCCGCCCGCAGCGCCATCGGCCTGGCCAGCAGCCGCGACCTATTGCTGGTCAGCACGCACACCAAAGTCAGCGTGGGCCAGATGGG from Deinococcus fonticola includes:
- a CDS encoding acetyl-CoA hydrolase/transferase family protein encodes the protein MKAQKALNTMSESQIKALLESRRLPDDARVIMSGNQAVPWRLLHLLDETLPTYRLSGLNAPQGLPRRDGVTYETSFVGAGMRGSARLVYIPARLSMVPILFGTTRKPEVLLIHTSTPRNGKVSLGVEVNILPAAIEACRKGGGLIIAQMNRQMPYTFGDGEYDTDIFDAILEVDEPLPTPPARTGQAPDAAQSAMKIGERVSSRVQNGATMQLGIGEVPDAVLQGLTGLKNLGVWSEMFSDGVLSLLHAGALDPDRKIISSFAFGSEELYRWMDGNDQIRMLRTETTNAPTEISKQPGMTSVNTALQVDLFAQANASRINARIFSGFGGQTDFIVGALHAPGGQAIMALRSWHPKAQVSTIVPILREPTTSFQPTAVITEQGTAEILGYDEKRQAAMLIEHAAHPNAREFLWYEARKLGLT
- a CDS encoding DNA gyrase subunit B encodes the protein MTQTEELTATLENETDTQEQVSEIQQITEAERQKAKADYTAADIQVLEGMDAVRKRPGMYVQGGTGIDGYHQLLTEIIDNAIDEGLAGYATEVHITMHEDGSATVIDNGRGVPVDIMKGKNRPAIEVIYSELHAGGKFGGGAYKVSGGLHGVGSTVVNALSTFLDVVVNKGGKLHHVRFEQGNLVQPLEVLGDTPRDVKWSTKLTFHPDPGIFKEFKNEFDYNRIRNRMRELAYLTGLKIVLRDERKELHGGEIKEEVLHEKGGIANFARALVTDTDKLLYDQPVTMAGNHSDVNVRVAFIHANTYASDNILTYANMIRTRDGGTPITGFKMAYTRVLNKYAKEKNLIKAGNPLPSGDDLLEGIYCVVSVEVGDPQFESQAKVKLLNSEAQTAVNAIVGEKFAEFLEENPKVGKTIVEKAAEAARARDAARKARDLVRRANPLENDDLPGKLADCSSQDPSESELFIVEGNSAGGSAKGGRERRFQAILPLRGKILNVEKAELNKILKNAEIRSLIGAIGAGVEGTGDRMHFDLSNLRYHKIVIMTDADMDGGHITTLLLTFFFRYMRPIVEHGYLYIAQPPLYKITVGAQTKNNKGTYLFTNEELKVHVAQANKDGKKYEIQRFKGLGEMNAEQLWETTMNPETRVLKKVSIDDLIIANEIFDALMGSDVAPRKEFIRENARFAEISV
- a CDS encoding vWA domain-containing protein — translated: MHHARQLCLLLLLTAPLTGPAGATPPQPSGTAPGAAVAASARPSPAEPSSDALPNPFQPRPGPQSPPAATTRTSATASAAPCALPVGPLPGATRAVIVLDTSGSMRGIGDGQANIFGKVKDSIARYVHSAQPDQLELITFDGGLRTRRSYALPGDQPRFDTDLRALQADGRNTYLYRSLQAALTPLTGADRYLTNVFVLTDGIDNDRRRTETARSAVNAFRGRGPLDTLTYIALGTQIPADARDALNSSDYATGLTLPVGQVPTLARLGTHVQRVTDAAHIPVPFRDGTTVTLAPNAAGVGLTQPLVQGGEVALHLPARLPHGTPALLCSVPSPTENVVFPRPQRLLLDLNVGKEGSGLLWLNPGADLALAPGEAAVLRYRALNGTLLAGSLLDSAALRLPPTPGGIDATLEHQPGAHEFAVRLVNTGTLKAQILTPQLQLATGQPGRGQQGMGRLIDLPSVTLQPGNAPAGTPGRTPLTTNTPATTTSGVQPWRWLLWLLSLLALCAAGWWFLSRSRRKTRRARRPLPTVSGVPAPTIQGIEYREDRTLALVSGDGDVSSIAAPLGGPFDLGRLARVPLLSGLRAEQHLDGLKILNIPGDLEVSQGGRLIVTGDEIRPGTLLGVEVARQARAPHAPLGSLVGLGLPLTLKPDGVTLHIQGPYGTHALTLQLGVTDLGDAFNAPAFAGLKFSTSGPNILLADVPDGMTLTRQGESAPLRPGTYLSGETVISIPTNE
- a CDS encoding LysM peptidoglycan-binding domain-containing protein; the protein is MRRPFLLFSLCLTLCAADVWAAPASVTVKKGDTLYSLSRRHGLSVQHLRDLNGLPDNKIAVGQVLKLSGPPTTPQAPGKPAAPVPPKAQAAAPVLAKKSPAKKSPAQQSPAKIPPTPTKAPAALKRNAQGDVIYTVKSGDSLGKIAARHRTSVAHLKALNGLTSSAIQAGQTLRLTGAPLRPKGPAQAVKPAPTVKPAVKPPVKPPAKILARPAPTPAVRWYTVKSGDTLGKIAERHAITVRHLQALNGLKGTTIQAGQQLKLSGPASAQVARTPVKPVSAQPTRYTVKSGDTLGKIAGQYGVSVAAIQGANHLKGDVIALGQRLTIPARGGTPVKLPPALPPGMEARLVYTYERVKPGETPDGFAARFNVTAAQVRGLNALSTVNQIVPGAKLLVPRKMAVPIPPAPRTPPVTYRSVTVQGVNVQVIRVDLRHRNVLVAPVLPTRGLNFGTGATVRSLTNTSGARALVNGSYFHPHTYAPAGDIVMQGRLLTWGRIPAALAITPDNRASIQGTGRGFFTRPGDTTWAGMETVIATGPRIVQGGNVASTFSSIFRDPAVFGAAARSAIGLASSRDLLLVSTHTKVSVGQMGRIMATLGARDALLLDGGSSAGLSWNGSVVLDSIRKVSYGIGVFTNYTGRRYAR